One Cohnella candidum genomic region harbors:
- the gcvPB gene encoding aminomethyl-transferring glycine dehydrogenase subunit GcvPB, whose amino-acid sequence MKRIRRDHQVRRFHQAKWDEPVIFELHRPGERGVIPPGSEESLAAEVGDGTGRIPDSMRRSELPKLPEIGQAKVLRHYLRLSQETLGSDLNVEIGQGTCTMKYIPRINEMLIRTPHLTELHPLQDEESVQGMLEIFHRTDLAMREISGMDAFSFQSSSGTQALLAMASIVRAYHESRGEGDTRDEIITTIFSHPSQAATAAVKGYKIITLHPDEDGFPDLEKLKKAVSPRTAGFVVANPEDTGIYNPRIREFTDVVHAAGGVCYYDQANANGLLGITRAKEAGFDMCFFNLHKTFAAPHMCGGPATGALGVAEPFKRFLPGPVVDLENGRYVLKGQEDGSIGKVRSFHGVAQTVLRAYAWIMSLGPDGLRDVARIAVLNNNYLYHKILKIRGASAPYIRGRRLEQVRYSWKQLTDETGVTTEDITRRMCDFGLHYWTSHHPYIVPQPFTLEPTESYSKEDLDEYIRALEHISNEAYSNPEAVKTAPHNSTVHRNDESSLDDPKQWCITWRAYLKKAQEN is encoded by the coding sequence ATGAAACGGATTCGCAGAGACCATCAAGTGCGGCGATTCCACCAAGCGAAGTGGGATGAGCCGGTCATATTCGAGCTTCACCGCCCGGGTGAGCGGGGGGTCATCCCTCCGGGGAGCGAGGAATCCCTTGCGGCCGAGGTCGGGGACGGTACGGGCCGGATTCCCGACTCCATGCGGCGGAGCGAATTGCCGAAGCTGCCGGAAATCGGGCAGGCCAAGGTGCTCCGGCATTATTTGCGGCTGTCCCAGGAGACGCTGGGTTCCGACCTCAACGTCGAAATCGGACAGGGTACCTGTACGATGAAATACATTCCGAGGATCAATGAGATGCTGATCCGCACGCCCCATCTGACGGAGCTGCATCCGCTGCAGGATGAAGAATCGGTGCAGGGCATGCTGGAAATTTTCCACCGGACGGATCTCGCGATGAGGGAAATTTCCGGCATGGACGCCTTCTCGTTCCAGTCGAGCAGCGGCACGCAGGCGTTGCTGGCCATGGCCTCGATCGTCCGCGCGTATCACGAATCGCGGGGCGAAGGCGACACGCGCGACGAAATCATCACCACGATTTTCTCCCACCCCTCCCAAGCGGCGACGGCGGCGGTGAAGGGCTATAAAATCATCACCTTGCATCCGGACGAGGACGGGTTCCCGGATCTCGAGAAGCTGAAGAAGGCCGTTTCCCCGCGGACGGCCGGATTCGTGGTCGCCAACCCGGAGGATACGGGCATTTACAATCCCCGGATCCGCGAATTTACCGACGTCGTGCACGCGGCGGGCGGCGTCTGCTATTACGACCAGGCGAACGCGAACGGCCTGCTCGGCATTACGCGCGCCAAGGAAGCGGGCTTCGACATGTGCTTCTTCAACCTGCACAAAACGTTCGCCGCTCCCCACATGTGCGGCGGTCCGGCAACGGGGGCGCTCGGGGTTGCCGAGCCGTTCAAACGGTTTTTGCCGGGACCCGTCGTCGATCTGGAGAATGGCCGCTACGTGCTGAAAGGCCAGGAGGACGGAAGCATAGGCAAAGTGCGCAGCTTCCACGGCGTGGCCCAAACCGTGCTTCGCGCCTATGCCTGGATCATGAGCCTGGGACCTGACGGGCTGCGGGACGTGGCCCGGATCGCCGTGCTGAACAACAACTACCTGTATCATAAAATCTTGAAAATCCGCGGGGCGAGCGCGCCCTATATCCGGGGACGCCGCCTGGAACAGGTGCGCTACAGCTGGAAGCAGCTGACCGATGAGACGGGCGTCACGACGGAAGACATTACGCGCAGGATGTGCGATTTCGGCCTGCATTACTGGACTTCCCATCATCCTTATATCGTGCCGCAGCCGTTCACGCTGGAGCCGACCGAGTCTTATTCCAAAGAAGACCTGGACGAATATATCCGCGCTTTGGAGCACATTTCGAACGAAGCTTATTCGAACCCCGAAGCGGTGAAGACGGCCCCGCACAACAGCACCGTCCACCGGAACGACGAATCGTCGCTTGACGATCCGAAGCAATGGTGCATCACGTGGCGGGCTTATTTGAAAAAAGCGCAGGAGAATTGA
- a CDS encoding MFS transporter, which produces MFGYFKDMLRLPGGVRRFLATEALYGIGIGMYALVLNLHLLSRGLREDEIGKLASAGILIMGALAIPVSLLANRLGRKRLLVAGILFIAAGNFIYAAAVERALFYGAQAAVSIGLVLVETTEVQLLFQYCSSRKDEARAYSLMFAVFTAFSGAGTLLAGHLPGGQGGSGDYRLPLLLAGFVLLAHGIVRFLWLPGDRSAAAGKENGRPLSTSRGMRTLLADKRLWLFSLFLALLGGASSLTGSFLNVIVKFRLHWTDDKVSLLLALGGLVLFAASLLTPWVMERFGAEAAIAAAFIGNVALFALLYLRMPVPLFTVLFLLRGGGLTLLSNLADSRLMSVFADGERNLFAGMRSVFRSAGSSAATWFAGWIMAGEDYRLPFALTAAALLLGYLLFRRWIRPLVDGVTRGSEKDQRKEPSLSA; this is translated from the coding sequence ATGTTCGGGTACTTCAAGGACATGCTGCGCCTGCCCGGCGGAGTCCGCCGTTTTCTGGCGACCGAAGCGCTGTACGGGATCGGGATCGGCATGTATGCGCTTGTTCTCAATCTTCATCTCTTGTCGCGGGGATTGAGGGAAGACGAGATCGGCAAGCTGGCTTCCGCGGGCATTCTGATCATGGGGGCGCTGGCCATTCCGGTGTCGTTGCTTGCGAACCGTCTGGGCCGGAAACGTCTGCTTGTCGCGGGCATTCTGTTCATCGCCGCCGGAAACTTCATTTACGCGGCCGCGGTCGAACGCGCTCTCTTCTATGGCGCGCAAGCCGCCGTTTCCATCGGGCTTGTGCTCGTGGAGACGACCGAGGTTCAGCTGCTGTTCCAATACTGTTCAAGCAGGAAGGACGAGGCGCGGGCGTATTCGCTGATGTTCGCCGTTTTTACCGCCTTTTCCGGCGCGGGTACGCTGCTCGCGGGACACTTGCCCGGCGGACAGGGGGGATCGGGAGATTACCGGCTCCCCCTGCTGCTCGCCGGTTTCGTATTGCTCGCGCACGGCATCGTCCGGTTTCTATGGCTTCCGGGCGATCGAAGCGCAGCCGCCGGGAAGGAAAACGGGCGTCCTCTCTCCACCTCCCGCGGTATGCGAACGTTGCTTGCGGATAAGCGGCTTTGGCTGTTCTCCCTCTTCCTGGCTTTGCTGGGGGGCGCTTCTTCGCTCACGGGATCGTTCCTGAACGTCATCGTGAAATTCCGGCTTCATTGGACGGACGACAAAGTTTCCCTGCTGCTGGCTCTGGGAGGGTTGGTCCTGTTCGCCGCATCGCTGCTGACTCCGTGGGTGATGGAACGCTTCGGTGCAGAGGCGGCGATCGCCGCCGCGTTCATCGGCAACGTCGCGCTGTTCGCCTTGCTCTACCTGCGAATGCCGGTGCCGCTGTTCACGGTCCTGTTCCTGCTCCGGGGAGGAGGGCTCACGTTGCTCTCGAATCTGGCGGACAGCCGGTTGATGTCCGTTTTCGCGGACGGCGAGCGGAACCTTTTCGCGGGCATGCGTTCGGTATTCCGCAGCGCGGGTTCATCCGCCGCGACATGGTTCGCGGGTTGGATCATGGCCGGAGAGGATTACAGACTCCCGTTTGCGTTGACTGCCGCCGCGCTGCTGCTTGGCTATCTGCTCTTCCGCCGTTGGATCCGCCCCCTGGTTGACGGCGTGACCCGAGGCTCGGAGAAAGATCAACGAAAGGAGCCGTCTTTGTCCGCTTAG
- a CDS encoding polysaccharide deacetylase family protein yields MKEKRSPRTGKWGLMLIGALLLGSQAGCHFEGGWIGSVLAAEPAGPEDADDLDPLQIGIPPSGSPAESPATETPEGGAPVPAKLGPPGGGAPPPVSTTAPDPSPPPAASPDPGPVATKPPSEPSPPTKPPAAAKPEKPAPSKKERKVLALTFDDGPDGKYTPQVLDILKEYGVKATFFVVGTQVEKNPDTMKRILKEGHDIGNHSWSHADLTKLSGQALADQIDRTQKAVEKATGGYTPDLVRAPYGSVSKPLLDYVHEKELHHVLWTVDPRDWAGTSVSAMRANIRKHARPGGVILLHSFGGKKDALEHTIELLPIIIQDLKKAGYEFVTIDDMIDSQTANSSVIK; encoded by the coding sequence ATGAAGGAAAAACGGTCGCCCCGAACGGGAAAATGGGGCTTGATGCTTATAGGAGCTTTGCTGCTGGGAAGCCAGGCGGGGTGCCATTTTGAAGGAGGATGGATCGGAAGCGTGCTTGCGGCGGAACCGGCGGGGCCGGAGGATGCGGATGATCTCGATCCGCTGCAGATCGGAATTCCGCCTTCCGGCAGCCCCGCGGAATCGCCGGCGACCGAGACGCCGGAGGGTGGAGCTCCCGTACCGGCGAAGCTCGGACCGCCCGGCGGAGGAGCCCCGCCGCCGGTCTCGACGACGGCGCCGGACCCGTCCCCTCCGCCGGCGGCCAGCCCGGACCCCGGTCCCGTCGCAACGAAGCCGCCTTCCGAACCGTCTCCGCCGACCAAACCGCCGGCGGCCGCGAAGCCGGAAAAACCGGCGCCATCGAAGAAAGAGCGCAAGGTACTGGCGCTTACGTTCGACGACGGGCCGGACGGCAAGTATACGCCTCAGGTGCTGGACATTTTGAAAGAGTACGGCGTGAAAGCGACCTTCTTCGTGGTCGGCACGCAGGTGGAGAAAAATCCGGACACGATGAAGCGGATCCTGAAGGAAGGACACGACATCGGCAACCACAGCTGGTCGCACGCCGATCTGACCAAGTTGTCTGGTCAGGCGCTCGCCGACCAGATCGACCGCACGCAGAAAGCCGTGGAGAAAGCGACCGGCGGCTATACGCCGGATCTGGTTCGGGCGCCTTACGGTTCCGTCTCCAAGCCCTTACTGGACTATGTGCATGAAAAAGAACTGCACCACGTGCTATGGACGGTCGATCCGAGAGACTGGGCAGGGACTTCGGTCTCCGCCATGCGCGCCAATATCCGGAAACACGCCCGTCCGGGAGGCGTCATCCTGCTCCATTCGTTCGGCGGCAAGAAAGACGCGCTGGAGCACACGATCGAATTGCTGCCCATCATCATCCAAGATCTGAAGAAAGCCGGTTACGAATTCGTCACCATCGACGACATGATCGATTCCCAAACCGCGAACTCATCCGTCATTAAATAA
- a CDS encoding alkaline phosphatase PhoX translates to MLNWKKWRKKALLPALGLAVLTVGIPAAVYAKNPAAPQGSSNNGVAVKSVEFVGMPAPSTAADMAKLYTTASVKVTYSDGSSKSFPLSYKKLFKSTDKVGGTIAGVAVDAKGSPIMDTTNPSQPVPYVSEDPDANSLFSVPGMKADGKGGNALSLVTHYEYINRAYGTVPASMSLTTIDQNKTTGELTPVTLKKIDFSGVGGLWIPCNGSLTPWNTHLGSEEYEGDARAFEADPTKTYTGSFVQNYYGDTTKVGNPYAYGYIPEVTVKADNSTSVAKHYSMGRFSHELGKVAPDFRTVLFGDDGGNTMLFMYVADKAKDLSAGTLYAAKWVQKSADNGGSADLQWIKLGHATDKEVKAYVDQGLKFSDIFETSDAAAAGFTAIKTYPSGKLEYLKVKPGMEKAAAFLESRRYGAIVGATAEFNKMEGVAFDTKSNKAYIAMSYVEKAMEKDTKGADPADDIQVNKISAGVTYELTLTGKQKDKAGSSIDSAYVPSFMQGLVVGEDLAAPDALGNKANPDKVANPDNLSFSQELRTLFIGEDSSLHVNNFVWAYNVDTKKLSRVLSTPAGAEATGLSAVDNLNGFSYVMSNIQHPGDEMIVADSLKADVENYINQNFDNKSSGLVGYLSGLPTKQQMLAAKADEAKLVELREKAKNGGASIIVTKGAKDIVIVKGSHKLSIRVGSKTATLDGKTITLPKAPVNKQGRVWINAGALDQLFNP, encoded by the coding sequence ATGTTGAATTGGAAAAAATGGCGCAAGAAAGCGCTGCTGCCCGCACTTGGACTGGCCGTGCTGACCGTAGGGATCCCGGCGGCGGTTTACGCGAAAAACCCGGCGGCTCCGCAAGGTTCCTCGAATAACGGGGTCGCGGTCAAATCCGTGGAGTTTGTCGGCATGCCGGCACCGAGCACGGCGGCCGACATGGCCAAGCTGTATACGACGGCCTCAGTCAAAGTGACTTACTCCGACGGTTCTTCGAAATCTTTCCCTCTGTCCTACAAAAAATTGTTCAAGTCGACCGATAAGGTCGGCGGTACGATCGCCGGCGTCGCCGTAGACGCCAAAGGAAGTCCGATCATGGACACGACGAACCCGAGCCAGCCGGTTCCTTACGTCTCGGAAGACCCGGACGCGAACAGCCTGTTCTCCGTGCCGGGCATGAAGGCTGACGGCAAAGGCGGCAACGCCCTTTCGCTCGTGACGCATTATGAATACATCAACCGCGCATACGGCACCGTGCCGGCCAGCATGAGCTTGACTACGATCGACCAGAACAAAACGACGGGCGAACTGACTCCGGTCACCCTGAAGAAAATCGATTTCTCCGGCGTCGGCGGCCTGTGGATTCCCTGCAACGGCTCGCTGACCCCGTGGAACACCCACCTCGGAAGCGAAGAGTACGAAGGGGACGCCCGCGCGTTCGAAGCCGATCCGACGAAGACGTACACGGGCAGCTTCGTACAGAATTACTACGGCGATACGACGAAGGTCGGCAATCCTTACGCCTACGGCTACATTCCGGAAGTGACGGTGAAAGCCGACAACTCCACCAGCGTCGCGAAGCACTACAGCATGGGACGTTTCTCCCACGAGCTCGGCAAGGTTGCCCCTGATTTCCGTACGGTTCTGTTCGGAGACGACGGCGGCAACACGATGCTGTTCATGTACGTAGCCGACAAAGCGAAGGACCTGTCCGCCGGCACGCTGTATGCCGCGAAATGGGTACAGAAGAGCGCCGACAACGGCGGCTCCGCCGACCTGCAATGGATCAAGCTGGGCCACGCGACCGACAAAGAAGTGAAAGCCTACGTCGATCAAGGCCTGAAATTCAGCGACATTTTCGAAACGTCCGATGCAGCCGCTGCAGGCTTCACGGCCATCAAAACCTATCCTTCCGGCAAATTGGAGTACCTGAAAGTGAAGCCGGGCATGGAGAAAGCCGCAGCGTTCCTCGAATCCCGCCGTTACGGCGCGATCGTCGGCGCAACCGCCGAATTCAACAAGATGGAAGGCGTCGCGTTCGATACGAAGTCGAACAAAGCCTACATCGCCATGTCCTACGTCGAGAAAGCCATGGAGAAGGACACCAAAGGCGCCGATCCGGCGGACGACATCCAAGTGAACAAAATTTCCGCGGGCGTTACTTATGAGCTGACCCTGACGGGCAAACAAAAAGACAAAGCCGGTTCCTCGATCGACAGCGCGTACGTTCCTTCGTTCATGCAAGGCCTCGTCGTCGGCGAAGACCTGGCGGCTCCGGATGCTCTCGGCAACAAGGCGAACCCGGACAAGGTGGCGAACCCGGACAACCTGAGTTTCTCCCAGGAACTCCGCACGCTGTTCATCGGCGAAGACAGCAGCCTGCACGTCAACAACTTCGTATGGGCGTATAACGTCGACACGAAGAAGCTGTCCCGCGTTCTGTCCACGCCTGCAGGCGCCGAAGCGACGGGCCTGTCGGCGGTCGACAACCTGAACGGCTTCAGCTACGTCATGTCCAACATCCAGCATCCGGGCGATGAAATGATCGTCGCGGACAGCTTGAAAGCCGACGTAGAGAACTACATCAATCAGAACTTCGACAACAAGAGCTCCGGCCTCGTGGGCTACCTCTCCGGTTTGCCGACGAAACAGCAAATGCTGGCCGCGAAAGCGGACGAAGCCAAGCTCGTGGAGCTGCGCGAGAAAGCCAAGAACGGCGGCGCTTCGATCATCGTGACGAAAGGCGCCAAGGACATCGTGATCGTGAAGGGCTCCCACAAGCTGTCCATCCGCGTAGGCTCCAAGACGGCGACGCTGGACGGCAAAACGATTACGCTCCCGAAGGCACCGGTCAACAAGCAAGGCAGAGTTTGGATTAACGCCGGAGCGCTGGACCAACTTTTTAATCCATAA
- a CDS encoding multicopper oxidase domain-containing protein, with protein MKKKFALWTFVLLLASSMYMLGTIRPDASAHEGSHTTEEGEAAEGSITVYLDGRLLSTPGSVSSDLAEIRVSPQDVADALDLSYRWDEGARTVYIDGKELPAAADPVKIGANVMAVAEPLANALGLQYDYDDAGHTVMLGTPKAEKQFHEEESKVRDVFEGKGLTPAVEADGTKTFTLTAEMADWAPLKGVLTTAWTYNGQVAGPTLRVTEGDKVRIKFLNKLPEPSTIHWHGLHLPNAMDGVPGITQNEVQPGKEFDYEFTASHPGTFMYHAHYDDMKQIVGGLYGAFIIDPAKKPTPVPASGDLADGMAFDKDYTMVLARMNVNAAMDDEPDYFTINGRSYPDTPPIELKKGQTARVRMINIDPVDVHTMHLHGMDFQVIARKGHPVKTVETMNTVLIGPGETVDVAFRADAPGDWMFHCHILDHTMNGGEHANMGAEMGGLITLVKVSDF; from the coding sequence ATGAAGAAAAAATTCGCCTTATGGACATTCGTACTCCTCTTGGCTTCGTCCATGTATATGCTCGGCACGATCCGGCCGGACGCGTCGGCGCACGAAGGCTCCCATACGACGGAGGAAGGGGAAGCCGCGGAAGGCAGCATTACCGTTTATTTGGACGGTCGGCTGCTTTCGACGCCGGGCTCGGTTAGCAGCGACTTGGCGGAAATCCGGGTGTCCCCGCAAGACGTGGCGGATGCTCTCGATCTGTCATACCGCTGGGATGAGGGGGCGCGCACCGTCTATATCGACGGTAAAGAACTGCCGGCGGCCGCAGACCCGGTGAAAATCGGGGCTAACGTGATGGCGGTGGCGGAACCGTTGGCGAATGCGCTGGGGCTGCAATACGATTATGACGATGCGGGCCATACGGTGATGCTCGGCACGCCGAAAGCGGAGAAGCAGTTTCACGAGGAAGAGTCGAAAGTCCGGGACGTTTTCGAAGGAAAAGGATTGACGCCGGCCGTGGAAGCCGACGGGACGAAGACGTTCACGCTGACGGCCGAAATGGCCGATTGGGCTCCCTTGAAAGGCGTATTGACGACCGCCTGGACCTACAACGGACAAGTTGCGGGACCGACGCTTCGGGTAACGGAGGGGGACAAAGTCCGCATCAAGTTCCTGAACAAGCTGCCGGAGCCGTCCACTATCCATTGGCACGGCTTGCATCTGCCGAACGCCATGGACGGCGTGCCGGGCATTACCCAGAACGAAGTGCAGCCGGGCAAGGAATTCGACTACGAATTTACCGCAAGCCATCCCGGAACGTTCATGTACCATGCCCACTACGACGATATGAAGCAAATCGTGGGAGGCCTTTACGGAGCCTTCATTATCGATCCTGCCAAGAAGCCGACCCCCGTACCGGCATCCGGCGATTTGGCCGACGGCATGGCGTTCGATAAGGATTATACGATGGTTCTCGCGAGGATGAACGTGAACGCGGCGATGGACGACGAGCCGGACTATTTCACGATTAACGGCAGAAGCTACCCCGACACGCCGCCCATCGAGCTGAAGAAGGGACAAACCGCGCGGGTCCGCATGATCAATATCGATCCGGTCGACGTCCACACGATGCACCTTCACGGCATGGACTTCCAGGTCATCGCCCGCAAAGGCCATCCGGTCAAAACCGTGGAGACGATGAACACGGTACTTATCGGTCCGGGAGAAACGGTGGACGTCGCTTTCCGTGCCGACGCTCCGGGCGACTGGATGTTCCACTGCCACATCCTCGACCATACGATGAACGGCGGGGAGCATGCGAACATGGGCGCCGAAATGGGGGGACTCATCACCCTCGTCAAAGTTTCGGATTTCTAA
- a CDS encoding DUF3048 domain-containing protein, producing the protein MPAKSRFPRALRLPLTILAAGAIFSMAACSGGSKEPLASNASATPIPTESASSSPASSPEAPAYTAPLTGLPVDHEIANRPFAVMINNLAPARPQSGLTQADTVWELLAEGGITRLVAVFQSKEFTDPIGPVRSIRPYFIEVGEFYGGVLVHAGASNDAFAILRGQHKQDLDEITNAGAFFWRDKTRKAPHNLYTNLEKLRAGAAHLKYPDTASMPALSFSSAPDLTGAAPASEVNIQFELKSYKVSYTYDAAKGLYARFINGKPHVDKNNDEQLTASNLVVLAAKTASYDDYGRLEVDLKGGGDAVLMQQGKAITAKWRRDGNMIRIEKDGKELPFVPGVTYYHVVPNRAALSNYVTYQ; encoded by the coding sequence ATGCCCGCAAAGTCGAGATTTCCCCGTGCCTTAAGGCTGCCGCTTACGATTTTGGCGGCCGGCGCGATCTTCTCCATGGCCGCCTGCAGCGGCGGTTCGAAGGAGCCGCTTGCGTCGAACGCCTCAGCGACGCCGATCCCGACGGAATCCGCGTCTTCGTCGCCGGCTTCTTCCCCGGAGGCCCCGGCGTACACGGCGCCGCTGACCGGATTGCCGGTCGACCATGAAATCGCGAACCGGCCTTTCGCCGTCATGATCAATAATCTCGCGCCCGCCCGACCCCAATCCGGGCTGACGCAGGCGGACACGGTGTGGGAGCTGCTGGCGGAAGGCGGCATCACGCGTCTCGTGGCCGTTTTCCAGAGCAAGGAGTTCACGGATCCAATCGGTCCGGTCCGCAGCATCCGGCCTTATTTTATCGAAGTCGGCGAATTCTACGGCGGCGTGCTCGTCCACGCCGGGGCGAGCAATGACGCCTTCGCCATCCTCCGCGGCCAGCATAAGCAGGATCTCGACGAGATCACGAACGCCGGCGCCTTCTTCTGGCGGGACAAGACCCGCAAAGCGCCGCATAATCTGTACACGAACCTCGAGAAACTGAGGGCCGGAGCGGCCCATCTGAAATACCCGGATACGGCATCGATGCCCGCGCTTTCCTTCAGCAGCGCTCCCGACCTGACGGGGGCGGCTCCCGCGTCGGAAGTGAACATCCAATTCGAACTCAAGAGCTATAAGGTATCGTACACCTACGATGCCGCCAAAGGGCTGTATGCCCGGTTCATTAACGGCAAGCCGCACGTCGACAAGAACAACGACGAGCAGCTGACCGCGAGCAACCTGGTCGTCCTTGCCGCCAAAACCGCGTCGTACGACGATTACGGAAGGCTGGAAGTCGATCTGAAAGGCGGCGGGGATGCGGTTCTCATGCAGCAGGGCAAAGCGATTACCGCCAAGTGGCGCCGCGACGGAAACATGATCCGGATCGAGAAGGACGGCAAGGAGCTGCCCTTCGTGCCCGGCGTCACGTATTACCACGTCGTGCCGAACCGGGCGGCGCTGTCGAACTACGTCACTTATCAATAA
- a CDS encoding DUF47 domain-containing protein yields MFKKKDIFFKTLEQMADVIVEAVDRFAVSVSGELPNMADFTKEMKDFEHRGDDFTHTIITELNKTFITPIEREDIMELVKRLDDVLDGVEACVSRFDMYHVTKSDVNIRNFADCLRRCSLEIKSAIYLLTQKKLLAMQPHCVKLHELENEGDVLMRQSVKHLFQNVTDPIELMKYKEVYERLEETTDSCEHVANTLQSIIMRNS; encoded by the coding sequence GTGTTTAAGAAAAAGGATATTTTCTTCAAAACGCTCGAGCAAATGGCCGACGTCATCGTGGAGGCCGTCGATCGGTTCGCCGTGTCCGTCAGCGGCGAGCTGCCGAATATGGCCGATTTCACCAAAGAAATGAAGGATTTCGAACATCGCGGGGACGACTTCACGCACACGATCATCACGGAGCTGAACAAAACGTTTATCACCCCGATCGAACGCGAAGATATCATGGAACTGGTCAAACGCCTGGACGACGTGCTCGACGGCGTCGAAGCCTGCGTATCCCGTTTCGACATGTACCACGTGACGAAGTCCGACGTGAACATCCGCAATTTCGCGGACTGCCTGCGCCGCTGCTCGCTGGAAATCAAATCGGCGATCTATTTGCTGACCCAGAAAAAGCTGCTCGCGATGCAGCCGCACTGCGTCAAGCTGCACGAGCTGGAGAACGAAGGCGACGTCCTCATGCGCCAAAGCGTCAAGCATCTGTTCCAAAACGTCACGGATCCGATCGAGCTGATGAAATACAAAGAGGTTTACGAACGGCTGGAGGAGACGACTGACTCCTGCGAGCATGTCGCCAATACGCTGCAATCGATCATTATGCGCAACTCCTGA
- a CDS encoding inorganic phosphate transporter translates to MDLTMTLVVIIVILALGFDFINGFHDTANAIATAVSTRALTPRRAILLASAMNLLGALLFTGVAKTIGGKVTDPFKLEHGLTVVIATLIAAIAWNLITWWRGLPSSSSHALIGALAGAAIASEGWDGINYGGFSSIVMGLVFSPIIAFVGGFIIMFVLKHLLANTSPHQVNKVFRKGQWLTAAFQSFTHGTNDAQKAMGVITMALIAANVQTELEVPLWVKIAAALSMALGTSVGGWKIIKTMGTKIFKIEPINGFSADLSSASVILTATLTHFPVSTTHAITSSILGVGAAKKFNSVRWDVAGRIIVTWIITIPIVAVLAALIYKVLSLFLP, encoded by the coding sequence ATGGATCTTACAATGACATTGGTTGTCATCATCGTCATTCTCGCGCTCGGCTTCGACTTCATCAACGGCTTCCACGACACGGCCAACGCGATCGCGACGGCCGTATCGACGCGCGCGCTGACGCCCCGCAGGGCGATCCTCCTGGCGTCCGCGATGAACCTGCTCGGAGCGCTCTTGTTCACCGGCGTCGCGAAGACGATCGGGGGCAAGGTGACGGACCCCTTCAAACTGGAACACGGGCTGACGGTCGTCATCGCCACGCTGATCGCGGCGATCGCCTGGAACCTGATCACCTGGTGGAGAGGCCTGCCGTCTTCTTCTTCCCATGCCCTCATCGGCGCGCTGGCCGGCGCGGCGATCGCTTCGGAAGGCTGGGACGGCATTAACTACGGCGGTTTTTCCAGCATCGTCATGGGTCTCGTGTTTTCGCCGATCATCGCATTCGTCGGCGGCTTCATCATCATGTTCGTGTTGAAGCATCTTCTTGCGAATACGAGCCCCCATCAAGTGAATAAAGTGTTCCGTAAGGGACAATGGCTGACGGCGGCGTTCCAATCGTTCACCCACGGTACGAACGACGCGCAGAAGGCGATGGGCGTCATCACGATGGCGCTGATCGCGGCGAACGTCCAAACGGAACTGGAAGTCCCCTTGTGGGTGAAAATCGCCGCGGCGCTGTCCATGGCACTCGGAACGTCCGTCGGCGGCTGGAAGATCATCAAGACGATGGGCACGAAAATTTTCAAAATCGAGCCGATCAACGGATTTTCCGCGGACCTCAGCTCGGCATCGGTCATCTTGACCGCGACGTTGACGCATTTTCCGGTCAGCACGACGCATGCCATCACGTCCTCGATCCTCGGCGTCGGCGCGGCCAAGAAGTTCAACAGCGTTCGCTGGGACGTCGCGGGCCGCATTATCGTCACCTGGATCATCACGATTCCGATCGTGGCGGTGCTGGCTGCTCTGATTTACAAGGTGCTAAGTTTGTTCCTTCCCTGA